One region of Cobetia sp. cqz5-12 genomic DNA includes:
- the rlmH gene encoding 23S rRNA (pseudouridine(1915)-N(3))-methyltransferase RlmH, with product MKIRVLAVGQKMPDWVEKGSREYLKRMPRDFSLEFIELAPGNRGKNADIARAMASEGDRMLEKLKGNEHVVALDVLGKAWSTEQLAQHADDWRLGGRDVAILIGGPDGLDPRLLARADQRWSLSALTLPHPLVRIVLAEQLYRAWTLLVGHPYHR from the coding sequence ATGAAGATCCGAGTTTTGGCGGTCGGGCAGAAGATGCCGGACTGGGTGGAGAAGGGTAGCCGGGAATATCTCAAGCGCATGCCGCGGGATTTTTCGCTTGAGTTCATCGAGCTGGCGCCCGGCAATCGCGGCAAGAATGCGGACATCGCCCGTGCCATGGCCAGTGAAGGCGATCGGATGCTTGAAAAACTCAAGGGAAATGAACATGTTGTCGCCCTTGATGTCCTAGGTAAGGCCTGGAGTACCGAGCAGCTTGCCCAGCATGCCGATGATTGGCGGCTGGGAGGGCGAGACGTGGCCATCCTCATCGGTGGTCCGGATGGGCTCGACCCACGCCTGCTGGCACGTGCCGATCAGCGCTGGTCGCTCTCGGCACTGACGCTGCCGCACCCCCTGGTGCGCATCGTGCTGGCGGAACAGCTTTACCGCGCCTGGACATTGCTGGTCGGGCACCCCTATCACCGGTAA
- the mrdA gene encoding penicillin-binding protein 2 — protein sequence MRQRRATIKNPQQEVRIFRLRSIVAAGLVLVLAGCLLARLLFLQVVEHDIYTTRSDKNRVRVEPLPPTRGLIYDRNGQLLAENRPNYNLTIVRERAGDLETTLERLVEILDLPPDEVEDFKERSRQRQRPYQPALLMSELSQEQIARLAVNRYRLPGVEVEAQLLRYYPDAKPLSHTLGYVGRINQAELKTLDKGNYSGTHFIGKTGIERFYEEALHGQAGLRKVETNARGRVLRELSRIDPVPGKDLTLTIDRGLQDLAYRLLKGRRGAIVAIEPETGDILAMASVPGFNSNEFVTGISVKSYRALQNDIDLPLFNRAIRGQYPPASTVKPFMSLAGLENGAITTNTTFYDPGYFQLPNDSHKYRNWLRWGHGRVNMRRGIAVSNDTFFYNVAYRLGIDRISEYMHKFGFGEQTALDVQGALPGLMPSKEWKRNRYDKPWYPGETISIGIGQGYWLATPLQLASAEAVLANRGRHVTPHLAKRIGDETVLLPRSEEKPDVVLDNPAWWDDVIAALEDVVSGREGTARKYVGPGLKYRMAGKSGTAQVFTLGQDQKYNGKELAERLRDHALFAAFAPVEHPEIAVSVVIENGQGGSSVAGPMARAVTDYWLLPRIDPEAREAALTLAAALAPPEVPAGEGEQGENDAD from the coding sequence ATGCGCCAACGCCGGGCGACGATAAAGAATCCTCAACAGGAAGTGCGGATCTTTCGCCTTCGCAGCATCGTGGCTGCCGGCCTTGTGCTGGTGCTGGCCGGGTGTCTGCTGGCGCGGCTGCTCTTCCTGCAGGTCGTGGAACACGACATCTATACGACGCGCTCGGACAAGAACCGTGTGCGTGTCGAGCCCTTGCCGCCTACGCGCGGCTTGATCTATGACCGCAATGGTCAGCTGCTCGCCGAAAACCGCCCCAACTACAATCTCACCATCGTGCGCGAACGCGCCGGTGATCTCGAGACGACGCTTGAGCGCCTGGTCGAGATTCTCGATCTGCCGCCCGATGAAGTCGAAGACTTCAAGGAACGCTCGCGTCAGCGTCAACGTCCCTATCAGCCCGCCCTGTTGATGAGTGAGTTGAGTCAGGAGCAGATCGCGCGTCTGGCCGTCAATCGCTATCGTCTGCCTGGCGTCGAGGTCGAGGCGCAGCTGCTGCGCTACTACCCGGATGCCAAGCCGTTGTCGCATACCCTGGGGTATGTGGGGCGCATCAATCAGGCTGAGCTCAAGACCCTCGACAAGGGCAACTATTCGGGCACCCACTTCATCGGCAAGACCGGTATCGAGCGCTTCTATGAAGAGGCGCTGCACGGTCAGGCGGGCCTGCGCAAGGTGGAAACCAATGCGCGGGGTCGCGTGCTGCGTGAGCTGTCGCGGATCGATCCGGTGCCGGGCAAGGACCTGACGCTGACCATCGACCGCGGTCTGCAGGATCTCGCCTATCGGCTGCTCAAGGGGCGACGTGGTGCCATCGTGGCCATCGAGCCCGAGACGGGCGACATTCTGGCGATGGCCTCCGTGCCGGGCTTCAACTCCAACGAGTTCGTCACCGGCATCAGCGTCAAGAGCTATCGCGCGCTGCAGAATGATATCGACCTGCCGCTGTTCAACCGTGCCATTCGCGGCCAGTACCCGCCAGCCTCGACCGTGAAGCCCTTCATGTCGCTGGCAGGGCTGGAGAACGGTGCCATCACCACCAACACCACCTTCTACGATCCCGGCTATTTCCAGCTGCCCAATGACAGCCACAAGTATCGCAACTGGCTGCGCTGGGGGCATGGGCGCGTCAACATGCGGCGTGGCATTGCGGTGTCCAATGACACCTTCTTCTACAACGTTGCCTACCGTCTGGGGATCGATCGCATCAGCGAGTACATGCACAAGTTCGGCTTCGGTGAGCAGACGGCGCTGGACGTGCAGGGTGCGCTGCCCGGCCTGATGCCGTCCAAGGAATGGAAGCGCAATCGCTACGACAAGCCCTGGTACCCCGGCGAGACCATCTCCATCGGTATCGGTCAGGGCTACTGGCTTGCCACGCCGTTGCAGCTCGCCTCGGCGGAGGCCGTGCTGGCCAATCGTGGCCGACACGTGACGCCTCACCTGGCCAAGCGCATCGGTGACGAGACGGTGTTGCTGCCCCGAAGCGAGGAAAAGCCGGATGTAGTGCTGGACAACCCGGCGTGGTGGGACGATGTCATCGCCGCGCTCGAGGACGTGGTCAGCGGGCGAGAAGGTACGGCGCGCAAGTATGTCGGCCCCGGGCTCAAGTATCGCATGGCCGGCAAGTCCGGTACCGCGCAGGTCTTCACCCTCGGTCAGGACCAGAAATACAACGGCAAGGAGCTCGCGGAGCGTCTGCGAGACCACGCCCTGTTCGCCGCCTTTGCGCCGGTCGAGCACCCGGAAATAGCCGTTTCCGTGGTGATCGAGAACGGTCAGGGTGGCAGCTCCGTGGCAGGTCCGATGGCGCGCGCCGTCACCGATTACTGGCTGTTGCCGCGCATTGATCCCGAGGCGCGTGAGGCGGCGCTCACGCTGGCTGCCGCTCTGGCACCCCCGGAGGTACCGGCGGGCGAGGGTGAGCAAGGAGAGAATGATGCCGACTGA
- the rodA gene encoding rod shape-determining protein RodA has translation MPTDYQRSMRGVGGDLSHRRRTSLWERIHLDPWLLLLLLAVLGCGLIVLYSASGQDIDFTLRQASRQALALVIMIGLAQLSPATLYRWAPVVYGAGFLMLVAVEVLGDVGMGAQRWLVIPGVVRFQPSELMKLAMPMMVACWLGQRPLPPRWRDLAICAVIIVAPVLLIARQPDLGTSLLVAAAGVFVILLAGLSWKLIAFFGALIASALPLLWMVMHDYQRRRVLTFLNPESDPLGAGWNIIQSKTAIGSGGIFGKGYTLGTQSQLEFLPERHTDFIVAVIGEEFGLIGMSFFLGLYVLIVLRGLVMSNNGQDSFARLTGGAIILTFFVYVFVNIGMVSGILPVVGVPLPLVSYGGTSSVTLLAGFGILMSIHTHRRLLSR, from the coding sequence ATGCCGACTGATTATCAGCGCTCGATGCGTGGTGTAGGGGGAGATCTCAGTCATCGCCGCCGCACCAGTCTGTGGGAGCGTATCCACCTCGACCCCTGGCTGTTGCTGTTGCTGCTGGCCGTGCTCGGCTGCGGGCTGATCGTGCTCTACAGTGCCAGCGGCCAAGATATCGACTTCACGCTGCGCCAGGCCTCACGCCAGGCGCTGGCACTGGTGATCATGATCGGGCTTGCCCAGCTGTCACCCGCGACGCTTTATCGCTGGGCGCCGGTCGTCTATGGCGCCGGCTTCCTGATGCTGGTGGCGGTGGAGGTGCTGGGGGATGTCGGCATGGGCGCCCAGCGCTGGCTGGTCATTCCCGGGGTAGTGCGCTTTCAGCCCTCTGAACTGATGAAGCTGGCAATGCCGATGATGGTGGCCTGCTGGCTCGGGCAGCGCCCGTTGCCCCCTCGCTGGCGAGACCTGGCCATCTGCGCCGTGATCATCGTCGCGCCGGTGCTGCTGATCGCGCGCCAGCCTGACCTCGGCACCTCGTTGCTGGTCGCCGCGGCGGGGGTGTTCGTGATCCTGCTGGCGGGGCTTTCCTGGAAGCTGATCGCCTTCTTCGGCGCCTTGATCGCCTCGGCATTGCCGCTTCTGTGGATGGTCATGCACGACTATCAACGCCGCCGTGTGCTGACATTCCTCAATCCGGAGTCTGACCCGCTTGGCGCGGGCTGGAACATCATCCAGTCCAAGACGGCCATCGGCTCGGGCGGCATCTTCGGCAAGGGCTATACCCTGGGGACCCAGTCCCAGCTCGAGTTCCTGCCGGAGCGCCATACCGACTTCATCGTCGCGGTCATCGGGGAGGAGTTCGGCCTGATCGGCATGAGCTTCTTCCTGGGGCTCTACGTGCTGATCGTGCTGCGCGGGCTGGTGATGTCCAACAATGGCCAGGACAGTTTTGCACGGCTGACGGGGGGCGCGATCATCCTGACGTTCTTCGTCTACGTATTCGTCAACATCGGCATGGTATCGGGTATCTTGCCGGTCGTTGGCGTCCCGTTGCCGCTGGTCAGTTATGGTGGGACCTCCAGCGTGACCTTGTTGGCAGGCTTCGGTATTCTCATGAGCATTCATACCCACCGGCGCCTATTGTCGCGATGA
- the mltB gene encoding lytic murein transglycosylase B has product MTVINARGRRLKHWGAALVMVAPLLGMSGMAKAAPDGFAPATHPETAKLVDELVAKGLDRDRVTELMNQADYSQKVLDAMSRPAEGHLRWDQYRAIFMKESRIEAGVKFIAEHRETFDRAQAEYGVPPEVIAAIIGVETFFGKHTGTHRVIDSLSTLAFDHPRRGTFFRGELAAFLQLTLEQGIDPLSIKGSYAGAMGYPQFIPTSYQAYAVDFDGDGVRDLWHNPVDAIGSVGNYFARHGWKAGAPVVSAADGPGTPPSSVTFNKTKKPYMSVSALEAAGVQVAVDVAGNTQVIPLALDLKQGYRYAVGYDNFYVITRYNHSHMYAMAVDELSRAIKRRLEDGGAG; this is encoded by the coding sequence ATGACGGTGATCAATGCGCGTGGGCGACGTCTGAAGCACTGGGGCGCAGCCCTGGTGATGGTGGCACCGCTGCTGGGAATGTCAGGCATGGCCAAGGCGGCGCCTGATGGCTTCGCCCCGGCGACTCACCCGGAAACGGCCAAGCTGGTCGACGAACTGGTGGCCAAGGGGCTGGATCGCGATCGCGTGACCGAGCTGATGAACCAGGCCGATTACAGCCAGAAAGTGCTGGATGCCATGTCGCGCCCGGCGGAAGGTCATCTGCGCTGGGACCAGTACCGCGCCATCTTCATGAAGGAATCCCGCATCGAGGCCGGGGTGAAGTTCATCGCCGAGCATCGCGAGACCTTCGACCGTGCCCAGGCCGAGTATGGCGTGCCACCGGAAGTCATCGCCGCGATCATCGGCGTCGAGACCTTCTTCGGCAAGCACACCGGCACCCATCGGGTGATCGATTCGCTCTCCACGCTGGCCTTCGATCATCCGCGACGTGGCACCTTCTTCCGGGGTGAACTGGCCGCCTTCCTGCAGCTGACCCTGGAGCAGGGCATCGACCCGCTCTCGATCAAGGGCTCCTATGCCGGCGCGATGGGCTATCCGCAGTTCATCCCCACCAGTTATCAGGCCTATGCGGTCGATTTCGATGGTGATGGCGTGCGGGATCTGTGGCATAACCCGGTCGATGCCATCGGCAGTGTCGGCAACTACTTCGCGCGTCATGGCTGGAAGGCCGGTGCGCCGGTGGTCAGCGCCGCGGATGGCCCCGGCACTCCGCCGTCCTCCGTCACCTTCAACAAGACCAAAAAGCCGTACATGAGCGTTTCCGCGCTCGAGGCGGCCGGTGTCCAGGTGGCAGTCGACGTGGCCGGCAATACCCAGGTGATTCCGTTGGCGCTGGACCTGAAGCAGGGCTATCGCTACGCCGTCGGCTACGACAACTTCTACGTCATCACGCGCTACAACCACAGCCACATGTATGCGATGGCCGTGGATGAGCTGTCCCGGGCGATCAAGCGTCGTCTCGAGGACGGAGGTGCGGGATGA
- a CDS encoding septal ring lytic transglycosylase RlpA family protein, with amino-acid sequence MSWSRALPLTLALALLAGCASSGGGTQVSDGASASTGKKAGKNGRYEMDSDAYPDDAPDVSAVPDEVPRVEPYTRSGNRSEYEVWGKTYHVMDDPRGYVAEGTASWYGKKFHGYATASGEIYDMYTMTAAHKSLPLPTYARVTNLDNGKQVIVKVNDRGPFHEDRLIDLSYSAAWRLDMLGHGTGHVRVETLDATTWKPGPSPTQGTAESERLLARSQAVRREQGIAGLDEMEATAGSVASSASGASVAAKPVVASAASSSTSSVANGEATFLQVAAVSDLSKADSIRASVSSRLGRPTRVLGSGDLYKVQVGPLEDNVRIESLKSALADAGYAGAFSVTAER; translated from the coding sequence ATGAGCTGGTCACGCGCGCTACCGCTGACCCTTGCGCTTGCCCTGCTGGCCGGGTGTGCCAGCAGTGGGGGTGGCACCCAGGTCAGTGATGGTGCCTCGGCGAGCACGGGCAAGAAGGCCGGCAAGAATGGGCGTTACGAGATGGACAGCGATGCCTATCCCGATGATGCGCCGGATGTCTCGGCAGTGCCCGATGAAGTGCCCCGTGTCGAACCCTATACCCGCAGCGGCAACCGCAGCGAGTATGAGGTATGGGGCAAGACGTATCACGTGATGGATGATCCGCGCGGTTACGTGGCCGAGGGCACTGCTTCCTGGTACGGCAAGAAGTTTCATGGCTACGCCACCGCCAGTGGCGAGATCTATGACATGTACACCATGACGGCGGCTCACAAGTCGCTGCCATTGCCGACCTATGCGCGTGTCACCAATCTGGACAACGGCAAGCAGGTCATCGTCAAGGTCAACGATCGCGGCCCCTTCCATGAAGACCGTCTGATCGACCTGTCCTACAGCGCGGCGTGGCGACTGGACATGCTGGGCCATGGCACCGGGCATGTGCGTGTCGAGACCCTCGATGCCACGACCTGGAAGCCGGGCCCGAGCCCGACCCAGGGCACGGCTGAATCCGAGCGCCTGCTGGCGCGCAGCCAGGCGGTACGCCGCGAGCAGGGCATTGCCGGACTTGACGAGATGGAGGCAACTGCCGGTTCCGTGGCCTCGAGCGCTTCTGGCGCGAGCGTTGCCGCCAAGCCCGTGGTAGCCTCTGCTGCGTCGAGCAGCACGTCCTCCGTGGCGAACGGGGAAGCTACCTTCCTGCAGGTCGCGGCGGTCAGTGATCTGAGCAAGGCCGACAGCATTCGCGCCAGCGTCAGCTCCCGTCTGGGACGACCGACCCGCGTGCTGGGTAGCGGCGACCTCTACAAGGTTCAGGTCGGCCCGCTGGAAGACAATGTCCGTATTGAATCGCTCAAGTCGGCGCTGGCCGATGCTGGCTATGCCGGGGCCTTCAGCGTCACGGCAGAGCGATAA
- a CDS encoding D-alanyl-D-alanine carboxypeptidase family protein, whose protein sequence is MSLKARLLPLRRRFSALMAASGIALFAGVAATPAHAIETDTLIPAAPQLAASSWILMDANSGRILVEHNADKRLPPASLTKMMTAYLVESEIDDGKLSPDEDVRISVNAWKTGGSRMFIREGTSVTVDDLLHGVIIQSGNDASVALAERIGGSEGSFADLMNQHAKRLGMKNTHYMNATGLPHAEHYSTAHDLAILARRIIKDYPDHYEIYSQKYFTWNGIKQPNRNKLLWRDKDVDGLKTGHTEEAGYCLVASAKKEDTRLISVVMGTKSEEARAQESQKLLTYGFRYFESKKLYDKGAVLNQARVWGGEKDQVRLGMAQDVFLTVPSGQADKLTARLDLKDTIKAPVQAGEQYGTLQIKLDDKVLAEEPLVALEPVEQGGLFKRLWDALMLFFHGLFN, encoded by the coding sequence ATGTCCCTGAAAGCCCGACTTCTTCCTCTTCGGCGTCGATTCTCCGCGCTGATGGCGGCCAGCGGCATTGCGCTGTTCGCAGGCGTTGCCGCCACCCCGGCCCATGCCATCGAGACGGATACCCTGATTCCGGCGGCACCGCAGCTGGCGGCATCTTCCTGGATCCTGATGGATGCCAATTCCGGGCGCATCCTGGTCGAGCACAACGCCGACAAGCGCCTGCCGCCGGCCAGCCTGACCAAGATGATGACGGCCTACCTGGTCGAGAGCGAGATCGACGACGGCAAGCTGAGCCCGGACGAAGACGTACGCATCAGCGTCAATGCCTGGAAGACGGGTGGCTCGCGCATGTTCATCCGCGAAGGCACCAGTGTCACCGTCGATGACCTGCTGCACGGTGTCATCATCCAGTCCGGCAACGACGCCAGCGTCGCTCTGGCCGAGCGCATCGGCGGCAGCGAGGGCTCCTTTGCCGACCTGATGAACCAGCATGCCAAGCGTCTGGGCATGAAGAACACCCACTACATGAACGCTACTGGCCTTCCGCACGCGGAGCATTACTCCACGGCGCACGACCTGGCGATTCTGGCGCGTCGCATCATCAAGGACTATCCGGATCACTACGAGATCTATTCCCAGAAGTACTTCACCTGGAATGGCATCAAGCAGCCGAACCGCAACAAGCTGCTGTGGCGTGACAAGGACGTCGATGGCCTGAAGACCGGCCACACCGAAGAAGCCGGCTACTGCCTGGTGGCATCCGCCAAGAAGGAAGATACTCGCCTGATCAGTGTCGTGATGGGGACCAAGTCCGAAGAGGCGCGTGCGCAGGAATCCCAGAAGCTTCTGACCTACGGCTTCCGCTACTTCGAGAGCAAGAAGCTCTATGACAAGGGCGCGGTGCTCAATCAGGCGCGTGTCTGGGGTGGCGAGAAGGACCAGGTGCGTCTGGGCATGGCTCAGGACGTCTTCCTGACCGTGCCGAGTGGCCAGGCTGACAAGCTGACCGCGCGCCTTGATCTCAAGGACACCATCAAGGCCCCGGTTCAGGCCGGCGAGCAGTACGGTACCCTGCAGATCAAGCTGGACGACAAGGTGCTGGCCGAAGAGCCGCTGGTCGCACTGGAGCCGGTGGAGCAGGGCGGCCTGTTCAAGCGTCTGTGGGATGCCCTGATGCTGTTCTTCCACGGCCTGTTCAACTGA
- a CDS encoding HP0495 family protein, with amino-acid sequence MAKTPAAGGQTPPKIEFPCDFSLKIVGTAAEDLVEVVCNILEVHAPGFDATAITWQDSKNGNYRSIRVVIRATGTDQLDALHRDLKATGRIHMVL; translated from the coding sequence ATGGCCAAGACGCCAGCAGCTGGTGGGCAGACGCCCCCGAAGATTGAATTCCCGTGTGATTTCTCCCTCAAGATCGTCGGCACCGCCGCAGAAGATCTCGTCGAAGTGGTCTGCAATATCCTGGAAGTGCATGCGCCGGGCTTCGATGCGACGGCCATCACCTGGCAGGACAGCAAGAACGGCAATTATCGCAGCATCCGTGTGGTGATCCGTGCCACCGGTACCGATCAGCTGGATGCGCTGCACCGTGACCTCAAGGCCACCGGTCGCATCCATATGGTGCTGTGA
- the lipB gene encoding lipoyl(octanoyl) transferase LipB, with protein MNTIHVYHLGLKAYDEVWSAMRHFTDTRAADAPDELWVVEHPPVFTQGQAGKPEHLLMPGNIPVVQTDRGGQVTYHGPGQLVLYPLLNVKRGGIGVRQLVTALEETVVAAMAEHGIEAYPRPDAPGVYVKKSAQRGDDPRRSMEEAKIASLGLRIRRGCSFHGVAINLDMDLAPFGRINPCGYAGMAMTQLRDLVRAPVDLASERDRLVRCLGASLGDVTLTPVSGLPAALADISRTAGQN; from the coding sequence ATGAACACGATTCACGTCTACCACCTCGGCCTCAAGGCCTATGATGAGGTGTGGTCGGCCATGCGCCACTTCACTGATACGCGTGCGGCCGATGCGCCTGACGAGCTGTGGGTGGTGGAGCACCCGCCCGTCTTTACCCAGGGCCAGGCGGGCAAGCCGGAGCATCTGTTGATGCCGGGCAACATTCCGGTGGTGCAGACCGACCGTGGCGGGCAGGTGACCTATCATGGGCCCGGCCAGCTGGTGCTCTACCCGCTGCTCAACGTCAAGCGAGGTGGCATCGGCGTTCGCCAGCTGGTGACGGCGCTGGAAGAGACGGTAGTGGCGGCGATGGCCGAGCATGGCATCGAGGCCTATCCACGTCCGGACGCGCCTGGCGTCTATGTGAAGAAGTCGGCGCAGCGTGGCGATGACCCGCGTCGTTCGATGGAAGAGGCCAAGATCGCCTCGCTGGGACTGCGCATCCGGCGTGGTTGCAGCTTCCATGGCGTGGCGATCAATCTGGACATGGACCTCGCGCCCTTCGGGCGCATCAATCCCTGCGGCTATGCCGGCATGGCGATGACCCAGCTGCGCGATCTCGTTCGCGCACCGGTGGATCTCGCCAGCGAGCGTGACCGCCTGGTGCGTTGTCTGGGCGCAAGCCTGGGCGATGTGACCCTGACTCCGGTGAGCGGCCTGCCCGCGGCACTGGCTGACATTTCTCGAACAGCAGGACAGAACTGA
- the lipA gene encoding lipoyl synthase has translation MTETIATTKPAPSAAPARKERGVKLRGAEKVARIPVKVIPTETLPKKPDWLRVRMPASPEVTRIKQTLRKHGLHTVCEEASCPNLGECFSGGTATFMIMGDICTRRCPFCDVAHGRPNALNADEPRELAEAIAEMRLNYVVVTSVDRDDLRDGGSNHIAECIREIREKCDGTEIEVLVPDFRGRMQVALDVLEQTPPDVFNHNLETVPSLYRRVRPGADYQWSLDLLKGYKERRPEVKTKSGLMLGVGETDEQVLEVMQDLRNHGVDMLTLGQYMQPSRNHLPIDRWVHPDTFDWLGQKAREMGFSHVASGPLVRSSYHADKQAHGVEVK, from the coding sequence ATGACCGAGACCATCGCTACCACGAAGCCCGCTCCCTCCGCTGCTCCTGCCCGCAAGGAGCGTGGCGTGAAGCTGCGCGGCGCCGAGAAGGTTGCCCGCATTCCGGTCAAGGTGATTCCCACCGAGACCTTGCCCAAGAAGCCTGACTGGCTGCGTGTGCGCATGCCGGCCTCGCCGGAAGTCACGCGCATCAAGCAGACGCTGCGCAAGCACGGCCTGCACACGGTCTGTGAAGAAGCCTCGTGCCCGAACTTGGGCGAGTGCTTCAGCGGCGGCACCGCAACCTTCATGATCATGGGTGACATCTGCACCCGTCGTTGCCCATTCTGCGACGTGGCCCACGGTCGTCCCAACGCGCTGAACGCCGACGAGCCGCGCGAGCTGGCCGAGGCCATCGCCGAGATGCGCCTGAATTACGTCGTCGTGACCTCCGTCGACCGTGATGACTTGCGCGACGGTGGCTCCAACCACATCGCCGAGTGCATCCGCGAGATTCGCGAGAAGTGCGATGGCACCGAGATCGAAGTGCTGGTACCGGACTTCCGTGGCCGCATGCAGGTCGCGCTGGACGTGCTCGAGCAGACGCCGCCGGACGTCTTCAACCACAACCTGGAAACCGTGCCGAGCCTTTACCGTCGCGTGCGTCCGGGTGCCGACTACCAGTGGTCGCTGGATCTGCTCAAGGGCTACAAGGAGCGTCGTCCGGAAGTGAAGACCAAGTCCGGTCTGATGCTGGGTGTCGGCGAGACTGACGAGCAGGTGCTCGAGGTCATGCAGGACCTGCGCAACCACGGCGTCGACATGCTGACCCTGGGTCAGTACATGCAGCCGTCGCGCAACCACCTGCCCATCGACCGCTGGGTGCACCCGGACACCTTCGATTGGCTCGGCCAGAAGGCGCGCGAGATGGGCTTCTCGCATGTCGCCTCCGGCCCGCTGGTGCGCTCTTCCTACCACGCCGACAAGCAGGCGCACGGTGTGGAAGTGAAGTAA
- a CDS encoding LysR family transcriptional regulator, with translation MSRPNLLNRLTFRQLQVFQAVHRQQSYSRAAEQLGLTQPAVSAQIRQLEQALEQSLFKYAGKTLHILPAADALANSVQSIFGEVSSLQMELSEIAGTIRGELNLAAVSTAQYVVPHILARFRARYPEVSVRLRVCNRGQALERLAERRDDLVIMGMVPDDANLAFMPILDNELIPVVWPGHPLLEVKGITLEDLAQYYMLMREPGSGTRTAFEEFAARERVSLRHTLELGSNEAIKQGVMAHLGVAILPRLSVQLELASGLLASPSLPGFPLRRSWCTVYPKDRYPTPVTELFLRFVRELLPELNAHFSAPMEPIPGHSVACLPLATEQ, from the coding sequence ATGTCGCGTCCAAACTTGTTGAATCGCTTAACTTTCAGACAGTTACAGGTGTTCCAAGCGGTTCATCGCCAGCAGTCCTACTCCCGTGCGGCCGAGCAACTTGGCCTGACGCAACCCGCCGTCAGTGCCCAGATTCGTCAATTGGAGCAGGCACTCGAGCAATCGCTGTTCAAATATGCCGGCAAGACGCTGCATATCCTGCCGGCGGCTGATGCCCTGGCGAACTCGGTGCAGTCGATCTTCGGCGAGGTCTCGAGCCTGCAGATGGAGCTGTCGGAGATTGCCGGCACCATCCGCGGTGAGCTGAATCTGGCGGCCGTCTCAACCGCACAGTACGTGGTGCCGCATATCCTGGCGCGCTTTCGGGCGCGGTATCCGGAAGTGTCGGTGCGCCTGCGCGTCTGCAATCGCGGTCAGGCACTCGAGCGCCTCGCCGAGCGGCGCGATGACCTGGTGATCATGGGCATGGTGCCGGATGACGCCAACCTGGCCTTCATGCCGATTCTCGACAACGAGTTGATCCCCGTGGTCTGGCCCGGTCATCCGCTGCTGGAGGTCAAGGGCATCACCCTGGAAGACCTCGCTCAGTACTACATGCTGATGCGTGAACCCGGTTCCGGCACGCGTACCGCCTTCGAGGAGTTCGCCGCACGCGAGCGCGTCTCGCTGCGCCACACGCTGGAGTTGGGCTCCAATGAGGCCATCAAGCAAGGCGTGATGGCGCACCTGGGCGTGGCGATCCTGCCGCGACTGTCGGTTCAGCTCGAGCTGGCCTCAGGCCTGCTGGCCTCGCCCTCGCTGCCGGGCTTCCCGCTCAGGCGCAGCTGGTGCACCGTCTACCCCAAGGACCGCTACCCCACGCCGGTCACCGAGCTGTTCCTGCGCTTCGTGCGCGAGCTGCTGCCGGAGCTCAATGCGCACTTCAGCGCGCCGATGGAGCCCATCCCCGGACACAGCGTGGCCTGCCTGCCGCTGGCAACCGAGCAATGA